Within Deltaproteobacteria bacterium, the genomic segment CTTCTGAGCGACCCCGTCGTAGTTCCCGAGACGGTTGTCACTCACGACGCCGGACACAAGATGCTTTGCTACTTCCATGACCCCGATGGTGTGCTTCTCGAAATCACCGAATATAAATAGCCCGTGAGTTGATTCACAGGAAGCTGATGAAAGCCTTGTTCGAGACGTTGATCACAAGGTGCATTATATAGGCGGGCCAGAACGAGTTTCCCCTGTAGCAGATATAACCCCAGACGATGCCGCTCAGTATGGTGCTTATGGTTTCGATCTCGGGCTTTCCGATATGAAGGAGCGCGAAAGGGATCATCTGAATCAGAATGCTTCCCTCCCTGAATTTGTCCTTTAGACCGAAGAGCATGAATCCGCGGAATAAAAACTCCCACCCCAGGAAATAGACCGCCATCTGAACCGCGTACCATGCAAATTCTGTATGCCGCTTTGTATAGTATCTTTGTACCGATGACACGTCCGATGCCAAATAGAGTATCGGGATTGCTATTAGGAGGAATATCAACGCGTAAGCCGACCATAGCCTTACGTTTCCAATCCTGAGGCCGAAGTTGAGGGGATTCTTCCTCAGCACTATTAAAATCGTGGCTATCGGCAGAGCGGCAAAATAGATCAGAGAGCTTACCCAGAAGCTCCCTATTTGATGGTACTCATTGAGTATCATAAAGAGAGTGGCCGATGCGACGACGATTATTTCGGAAGAATAGGTAACGAGGAAGCTTCTCAGATTCTTGAGGTCGGAGGGGAATGAGTCGGACATGGCTTAATACTGATTGAAACTTTAAGCCGGGTCAAATTGAGAAATCATACGGGGTATTCAATAAAACAGAAAGTCAGTCTGTTCTGGATATTGCTCTCATGGTTTCGTTCGTTATGGCGGGTCCCCTCTCGATGAATTCCCCCTCCGGGCCGTAAATAATGAAATACGGCAGCGAAGGCAAATTGTAGTATTTCGGGAGAGGATTCTCCCAGTTGATAATATCTATCTCCCTGAGGGCGAGTGTGTCGCCGTCTCGCGCGAATTCTTCGAGCTTCGGTTTTAGTGTCTTACATGGCGCGCACCAGTCGGCGTAAAACATGAAGGCAGTATATTTGCCCGGCTCAATATAATCTATAACATTGATCAGTCTTCCCCTGCTGATTATTTTTACCTTATCGTAGCTGCCGTGCTGCTGCTCGTAGTCGTAACCGTCATGCGTGCTCGACGGGGGAGTGGAGTCGGTGTCGGTTCGCGATTTTGCTTCGCTCTTTATAATCTCGCTTTTGTGCCCGGAAGGGCAGGGGCTTGTCTTATAAGTCACACTGCCTTCTTCGTCCGTACACATATAGGTATCCGAAAGCGCATCGAACGGTTGCGAAGATAATAAGAGGAGAATTATGCTGATGCGGCATATGGTTTCGATTGCAAGGTCTTTCATCTGAAGCGTCCTGTTGATTGATACCCGGTCTAACTATACATTTATAAAGATGTGTAACGATAATTGTGTTGAATTCAGGCGTACCGGTTTACGCTCTCAGTCAAAAATGAGAGTCCTGTTTCCATAGACGAGTATCATCCTTTTCAGGTGGTACCAGATCGCCTGCGAAAGGACTACCTTTTCCAGGTCCCTTCCCTTCCTGACCAGATCCTCAATACTGTCCTTATGGGATACGCGTACGACGTTTTGTTCTATTATCGGCCCCGCGTCGAGATCGGCTGTGACGTAATGGCTTGTCGCGCCGATAATTTTGACCCCTCTCTCATAAGCCGAGTGGTAGGGCCGCGCGCCCGGGAAAGCCGGAAGGAAGGAATGGTGGATATTGATTATCCTGTTCTGATAGTGGCTTACGAAATCCTCGCTCAGAATCTGCATATATCTTGCGAGGACGACGAAGTCTATCTCATATTCCCTCAGAAGGTCGAGCTGCTTTTTCTCCGCGGCCTTTTTGTCCTCTTTCACATTCGGGGTAACGTGAAAATCGATCCCGAATGTCTTTGCTATCGGCTCCAGATCGCCGTGGTTACTGATAATGAGCGGCACCTCGACTTTCCATTCATCCGGATGGCATCGGGACAGTATGTCGTGGAGGCAATGAGGGAGCGTGGAGACGAAGATAGCCATCCGTGGGGTGTAGTCTGAGAAATAGAGATTCCACTTCATTCCGAATTTCTCCGCTATTAAGGTCTGGAAGTACTCCCCGATCTTCCCGGCTGGAATCGAAAAGTTAGTAAGATCCCATTCCACACGCATGAAGAACACCTTTTCCTGAGTATCCACGTGCTGATCGAGATATATGATGTTGCCGTCGTTCTTGAATATGAACTCCGTAATCGCGGCGACAAGCCCCTTCTTGTCCGGGCAGTGAATTAACAGTATTGCGGAGGGGCTTTGCTCTATATTGTTTTCTATGCTCATTTATTTATTTTCCGGCTTGTAAATAGATTCAGTCCCTTCCCATAAGCTCGTAGATCTCATCATCGGACAAGCCGAAGTAATGAGCGATCTCATGCTTGAGAACTTCATTTATCCTCTCTTCGATTTCCCTGTCGTTCCTGCAAACCTTTTCAATGTCTTTTTGAAAAAGCACTATTTCATCGGGGAGCCTCACGCCCTGCCAGACGCTTCTCAGGTGAAGCGGGGTTCCCCTGTAAAGACCTAGCAGGAGGCTGTCGCCCCGTACTTTAAGCTTTTCCAGATCGTCCCTGGTGGGATAGTCCTCTACTCTTATAACGACGTTATCGATTTTTTTCTTAAATTCTTCGGGAATTCTCTCGTAAGCCTTATCTACCAGTTCTTCAAACTTTTTTCTATTCAAATCAGTTGGGCGGTATCCGTTCGGGAATTTATAGTTGTAGTAATATTATAATAAGACGGAGCAGCTTTCAATCAGAATTAATTCGGAATTGAATTTGATTCGGTTTAATTATCCCCTGATCCGTTTTGCCTGTAATTCTCGACGAAGCTTATGACCTGCGGGAAAAATTCATGGAAGCTGTCCTCGAGCCGGTCGTAATTCGATTCGATTTCCTCGACCGCGCCCGCGAGTGTGTTTTCCCTGTTAAAACGTCTCCTGAGCCTGCCGGAGATTCTGTCGAGAGTCCTGCCTATTCCGTCAAGCTCCCTGTATGATCCGAGCCAGTCCTCGTCAATCATCCTGGGGAGAAAATACTGAAGTTTCTCAGGAAGAATTTCTCTGTGCCTCATTAAAAGCTCGTACGTATTTCCTATGAAGCCGGTTAATTCCGAACTTGAGTAGTCGGACCAGTTCTTTGCGAGGAAATGATCGAAAGTGAGGTCGATAATGACTCCGGCGAACCTGCGCCTCTCAGCGCCTATCATTCTTTTACTGGTGAGAAAATTTTCGTGGGAGTCCGTGAAGAGATCGACTTTCCTGTGAGTCTTTATCCCTTTGATTATCTCAGGCCCGTATTCGTCCCTTAGCGGGCCCTTGACGAAATCTCCGAGCAGATTGCCGAGAATCGACTCGTCCGAGTCCTCGGCCAGATATAAGTGCGCCAGATAGTTCATGATGAATTAACGGGCCTTTTCCTGGTATAGAGCGGCTTGTCCCTGCTATATTGAAACGCCGCTGCGGGGATTTTGACAGGAATGATTATTTCGATATATCTACCAGCTCCACGTCAAATATCAGTGTCGAGCTTGGCGGAATTACGGGCGGGTATCCCCGTTCACCGTAAGCCAGGTCCGGAGGTATTATCAATTGACGTTTGCCTCCCACCTTCATGTCTGAAATGCCCTCGTCCCAGCCCTTTATTACCTGTCCCACTCCGAGTAC encodes:
- the purU gene encoding formyltetrahydrofolate deformylase is translated as MSIENNIEQSPSAILLIHCPDKKGLVAAITEFIFKNDGNIIYLDQHVDTQEKVFFMRVEWDLTNFSIPAGKIGEYFQTLIAEKFGMKWNLYFSDYTPRMAIFVSTLPHCLHDILSRCHPDEWKVEVPLIISNHGDLEPIAKTFGIDFHVTPNVKEDKKAAEKKQLDLLREYEIDFVVLARYMQILSEDFVSHYQNRIINIHHSFLPAFPGARPYHSAYERGVKIIGATSHYVTADLDAGPIIEQNVVRVSHKDSIEDLVRKGRDLEKVVLSQAIWYHLKRMILVYGNRTLIFD
- a CDS encoding metallopeptidase family protein, which encodes MNRKKFEELVDKAYERIPEEFKKKIDNVVIRVEDYPTRDDLEKLKVRGDSLLLGLYRGTPLHLRSVWQGVRLPDEIVLFQKDIEKVCRNDREIEERINEVLKHEIAHYFGLSDDEIYELMGRD
- a CDS encoding CPBP family intramembrane glutamic endopeptidase, producing the protein MSDSFPSDLKNLRSFLVTYSSEIIVVASATLFMILNEYHQIGSFWVSSLIYFAALPIATILIVLRKNPLNFGLRIGNVRLWSAYALIFLLIAIPILYLASDVSSVQRYYTKRHTEFAWYAVQMAVYFLGWEFLFRGFMLFGLKDKFREGSILIQMIPFALLHIGKPEIETISTILSGIVWGYICYRGNSFWPAYIMHLVINVSNKAFISFL
- a CDS encoding thioredoxin domain-containing protein; the protein is MKDLAIETICRISIILLLLSSQPFDALSDTYMCTDEEGSVTYKTSPCPSGHKSEIIKSEAKSRTDTDSTPPSSTHDGYDYEQQHGSYDKVKIISRGRLINVIDYIEPGKYTAFMFYADWCAPCKTLKPKLEEFARDGDTLALREIDIINWENPLPKYYNLPSLPYFIIYGPEGEFIERGPAITNETMRAISRTD
- a CDS encoding ACP phosphodiesterase; amino-acid sequence: MNYLAHLYLAEDSDESILGNLLGDFVKGPLRDEYGPEIIKGIKTHRKVDLFTDSHENFLTSKRMIGAERRRFAGVIIDLTFDHFLAKNWSDYSSSELTGFIGNTYELLMRHREILPEKLQYFLPRMIDEDWLGSYRELDGIGRTLDRISGRLRRRFNRENTLAGAVEEIESNYDRLEDSFHEFFPQVISFVENYRQNGSGDN